One genomic window of Kaistia geumhonensis includes the following:
- a CDS encoding HD domain-containing protein, translating into MSALGPDELAERFGEHAALAAELLPEAVPAGDGAHDLAHLLRVFKAAEAIRAEEGGDGRILAAAVLLHDCVAVEKNAPERPMASRLAAKRASEILRRLGWDDAAIAAVAHAVAAHSFSAGIPPETLEAKILQDADRLDAIGMIGIARCFYIAGRLGSALYEPVDPEARARPLDDAAYALDHFPAKLLKLASEFNTCAGRRMAAERHQRLEAFLAGLADEI; encoded by the coding sequence TTGAGCGCGCTCGGCCCGGACGAGCTGGCCGAGAGATTCGGCGAGCATGCGGCTCTGGCCGCTGAACTCCTGCCCGAAGCGGTTCCGGCCGGCGACGGTGCCCATGACCTCGCCCATCTTCTCCGCGTCTTCAAGGCGGCCGAGGCGATCCGCGCGGAGGAAGGCGGGGACGGCCGCATCCTCGCCGCCGCCGTGCTGTTGCATGACTGCGTCGCGGTGGAGAAGAACGCGCCCGAGCGGCCCATGGCATCGCGTCTTGCCGCGAAACGGGCGTCGGAAATCCTCCGCCGCCTCGGCTGGGACGACGCCGCAATCGCCGCCGTGGCACATGCGGTCGCGGCACACAGCTTCTCGGCCGGCATTCCTCCCGAGACGCTGGAGGCGAAGATCCTGCAGGACGCCGACCGGCTCGACGCCATCGGCATGATCGGCATCGCCCGCTGCTTCTACATCGCCGGCCGGCTCGGCAGCGCGCTCTACGAGCCCGTCGATCCGGAGGCTCGGGCAAGACCGCTCGACGATGCCGCCTATGCGCTCGACCATTTCCCGGCCAAGCTGCTGAAGCTCGCTTCAGAGTTCAACACCTGCGCGGGCCGTCGCATGGCGGCCGAGCGCCACCAGCGGCTGGAGGCATTCCTCGCCGGCCTTGCCGACGAGATCTGA
- a CDS encoding molybdenum cofactor biosynthesis protein MoaE produces MAEIRTGVSGEPLDTADLLAAFHQGRTDIGAVVTFTGICRDEDGRLDALELEHYPGMAEAELARIACLAADRWPVTDLTVLHRHGRVTPGEPIVLVIAASTHRHAAFEAAAFVMDFLKTHAPFWKKEHARDGTATGWVAARDTDDEAEARWGESR; encoded by the coding sequence GTGGCCGAAATCCGCACCGGAGTCTCCGGCGAGCCGCTCGACACGGCCGACCTGCTGGCGGCGTTTCACCAGGGTCGCACCGATATCGGCGCCGTCGTCACCTTCACCGGCATCTGCCGCGACGAGGATGGCCGCCTCGACGCGTTGGAACTCGAGCATTATCCGGGAATGGCCGAGGCCGAGCTCGCGCGCATCGCATGTCTCGCCGCCGATCGCTGGCCGGTGACCGATCTCACGGTGCTCCACCGTCACGGACGCGTCACGCCGGGCGAGCCGATCGTACTCGTCATCGCCGCTTCGACGCATCGACACGCCGCCTTCGAGGCCGCGGCGTTTGTCATGGATTTCCTGAAGACGCACGCGCCCTTCTGGAAGAAGGAGCATGCACGCGACGGCACGGCGACGGGCTGGGTCGCGGCGCGCGACACCGACGACGAGGCCGAGGCGCGCTGGGGCGAATCCCGTTGA
- the ndk gene encoding nucleoside-diphosphate kinase: MAIERTFSMIKPDATKRNLTGKITAKLEEAGLRVVASKRVWMSKAQAEGFYAVHKERPFFGELVATMTAGPTVVQVLEGENAILKNREIMGATNPANAAEGTIRKEFAVSIGENSVHGSDAPETAAQEIAYWFSGVEIVG, from the coding sequence ATGGCGATCGAACGCACCTTTTCGATGATCAAGCCCGATGCCACCAAGCGCAACCTGACCGGCAAGATCACCGCGAAGCTCGAGGAAGCCGGCCTGCGCGTCGTCGCTTCGAAGCGCGTGTGGATGTCGAAGGCGCAGGCCGAGGGCTTCTACGCGGTTCACAAGGAGCGGCCGTTCTTCGGCGAGCTCGTTGCAACGATGACCGCCGGCCCGACCGTCGTTCAGGTTCTGGAAGGCGAGAACGCCATCCTCAAGAACCGCGAGATCATGGGCGCGACGAACCCGGCCAATGCCGCCGAGGGCACGATCCGCAAGGAATTCGCCGTCTCGATCGGCGAAAACTCGGTTCATGGCTCGGACGCGCCGGAGACGGCGGCGCAGGAGATCGCCTACTGGTTCTCGGGCGTCGAGATCGTCGGCTGA
- the moaD gene encoding molybdopterin converting factor subunit 1 — protein MKLLYFAWVRERIGLADETIERPAGVHTVSDLIGWLRARGEGYELALAEPGAIRVALDREHSDHDASLDGVREVALFPPMTGG, from the coding sequence ATGAAGCTGCTCTATTTCGCCTGGGTGCGGGAGCGCATCGGGCTTGCGGACGAGACGATCGAACGCCCCGCCGGCGTCCATACCGTGTCCGACCTCATCGGATGGCTGCGCGCGCGCGGCGAAGGCTATGAGCTGGCGCTCGCCGAGCCCGGGGCGATCCGGGTCGCCCTCGACCGCGAGCATTCCGACCATGACGCGTCACTCGACGGTGTGCGCGAGGTCGCGCTGTTTCCCCCCATGACGGGCGGCTGA
- a CDS encoding DUF4344 domain-containing metallopeptidase, giving the protein MFRLLPPATLGALIFTTIAAAAAAPVIEPRTPRALTEEDTAEVVDFIVGNAVFALYHQTGHLLINRYGAQPKGMSEERAADFFATLTLLEPRSGTGDQTLVDAIDSWKLGGPGTLSIVADDAGRRNPHALDETRTNALVCDMVGADPEGFADIAEAAGLDPAARRLCGATWKREQAAWKAAAKGLPPAPAKPQTFAVAYETAAPEDETAATILEDNGVLEEVADNLAERFAFKNPPTLRARSCGMASTRFDVEANELVLCYELSTLHAEMIMRDIEQRN; this is encoded by the coding sequence ATGTTCCGGCTGCTCCCCCCGGCCACTCTCGGCGCCCTTATCTTCACCACGATCGCAGCCGCGGCCGCAGCGCCGGTCATAGAGCCGCGTACCCCGAGGGCGCTGACCGAAGAAGACACCGCCGAGGTGGTTGATTTCATTGTTGGAAATGCCGTCTTCGCGCTCTATCACCAGACCGGCCATCTTCTGATCAACCGCTACGGCGCACAGCCCAAGGGCATGTCGGAAGAGCGCGCGGCTGATTTCTTCGCGACACTAACACTGCTGGAGCCGCGCTCGGGAACGGGCGACCAGACGCTCGTGGATGCGATCGACAGCTGGAAGCTCGGCGGGCCGGGTACGCTTTCGATCGTCGCCGACGATGCGGGCCGGCGTAACCCGCACGCGCTGGACGAGACGCGAACCAACGCGCTCGTCTGCGACATGGTCGGGGCGGATCCCGAGGGCTTCGCCGACATCGCCGAAGCGGCCGGGCTCGACCCCGCAGCGCGGCGGCTTTGCGGGGCGACATGGAAGCGCGAGCAGGCGGCCTGGAAAGCGGCCGCCAAAGGTCTACCACCGGCGCCTGCGAAGCCGCAGACCTTCGCCGTCGCCTATGAGACGGCGGCACCGGAGGACGAGACGGCCGCGACAATTCTCGAGGACAATGGCGTGCTCGAAGAAGTCGCCGACAATCTCGCCGAGCGCTTCGCCTTCAAGAACCCGCCGACGCTTCGGGCGCGCAGTTGCGGCATGGCGTCCACACGGTTCGACGTCGAGGCCAACGAGCTGGTGCTCTGCTACGAGCTCTCGACGCTGCATGCCGAGATGATCATGCGCGATATCGAGCAGCGCAACTGA
- a CDS encoding DinB family protein yields MKQHLVMMAHYNRWANERVYRAAATLSDADWRADQGAFFGSLAGTLNHLLVTDRIWMRRFTGDGPVHRRLDDIVTEDRATLTELREVEDARIIDFVEGLEADRVDAPVTYGPLTSPGSFTQPLAALLIHLFNHETHHRGQATVLLTRMAGRNVCDPLDLVAFQRISGLGMVAGAA; encoded by the coding sequence ATGAAGCAGCATCTCGTGATGATGGCCCACTACAATCGCTGGGCCAATGAACGCGTCTATCGGGCCGCGGCCACGCTGTCGGATGCGGACTGGCGCGCCGATCAGGGCGCCTTCTTCGGGTCGCTCGCGGGCACGCTCAACCATCTTCTCGTCACCGACCGCATCTGGATGCGCCGTTTCACGGGCGATGGCCCGGTGCACAGACGGCTCGACGACATCGTGACGGAGGACCGCGCTACGCTGACAGAGCTGCGCGAAGTCGAGGACGCGCGGATCATCGACTTTGTCGAAGGACTGGAGGCGGACCGGGTCGATGCTCCCGTCACCTACGGCCCGCTGACGTCGCCCGGCTCGTTCACCCAGCCGCTCGCCGCGCTCCTGATCCACCTCTTCAATCACGAGACGCATCACCGCGGCCAGGCGACGGTGCTCCTGACGCGCATGGCCGGCCGCAATGTCTGCGATCCGCTCGATCTCGTCGCCTTCCAGCGCATCAGCGGCCTTGGCATGGTCGCGGGAGCCGCCTGA
- a CDS encoding glutathione S-transferase family protein has protein sequence MLRIWGRENSSNVKKVLWCAEELELAYERIPAGGRHGVVDDPAYRALNPNGLVPTIEDDGLVLWESNAIVRYLAARYGDGVLWQSDPVRRAGADRWMDFSNSSLAAPYRDLMVNLVRSPPEKRDMRVVEAAVARLGQMLGHVDAALADQPYLSGEALGIGDIPAGTLVQAWFALPIERPELSRLAGWFARLSERPAYRKAVLIPLT, from the coding sequence ATGCTGAGGATCTGGGGTCGCGAGAATTCCAGCAATGTGAAAAAGGTGCTCTGGTGCGCCGAAGAACTCGAACTGGCGTATGAGCGCATTCCGGCCGGCGGCAGGCATGGCGTCGTCGACGACCCCGCCTATCGCGCGCTGAACCCGAACGGCCTTGTTCCGACGATCGAGGATGACGGGCTGGTTCTCTGGGAATCCAACGCCATCGTGCGTTATCTCGCCGCCCGCTATGGCGACGGCGTGCTGTGGCAGTCCGATCCGGTCCGCCGCGCCGGTGCGGACCGCTGGATGGATTTCTCGAACTCCTCCCTCGCGGCTCCCTATCGCGACCTGATGGTCAACCTGGTGCGCTCGCCGCCGGAGAAGCGCGACATGCGCGTCGTCGAGGCCGCCGTCGCGCGGCTCGGCCAGATGCTCGGCCATGTCGACGCCGCCCTTGCCGATCAGCCCTATCTCTCGGGCGAGGCGCTCGGCATCGGCGACATCCCGGCCGGGACGCTCGTGCAGGCCTGGTTCGCGCTGCCGATCGAGCGGCCGGAGCTGTCGCGTCTCGCCGGATGGTTCGCGCGGCTCTCCGAGCGGCCGGCCTATCGCAAGGCGGTGCTGATCCCCCTCACCTGA